The proteins below come from a single Garra rufa chromosome 25, GarRuf1.0, whole genome shotgun sequence genomic window:
- the atp2b1b gene encoding plasma membrane calcium-transporting ATPase 4 isoform X1 → MAKNSFRGSKYKAEANHDGDFGCTLKELRSLMELRGTDGLQRIQECYGDVQGLCSRLKSSPVDGLSGHSDDIARRKEEFGKNFIPPKKPKTFLQLVWEALQDVTLIILEVAAIISLGLSFYKPPDAEREHCGRAAGGVEDEGEAEAGWIEGAAILLSVICVVLVTAFNDWSKEKQFRGLQSRIEQEQKFTVLRAGQVIQIPVAEIVVGDIAQVKYGDLLPADGVLIQSNDLKIDESSLTGESDHVKKTVDKDPILLSGTHVMEGSGKMLVTAVGVNSQTGIIFTLLGGGDDDDDDDDEERKEERERKKREKEEKKREKEEKKKEKERKKKEKKEKKKTVKKPDATDKKKEKDGGKVEMEPLNSDDETEEEPKKNKIPKKEKSVLQGKLTKLAVQIGKAGLFMSALTVLILIVLFLMDTFWIQGLPWIKDCTPIYIQFFVKFFIIGVTVLVVAVPEGLPLAVTISLAYSVKKMMKDNNLVRHLDACETMGNATAICSDKTGTLTMNRMTVVQVYIGERHYKKVPEPDLIPGTIMNLLITGISVNCAYTSKIMPAEKEGGLPRQVGNKTECALLGFTSDLRKDYQAMRIEYPEEKLYKVYTFNSVRKSMSTVLKNSDGSYRMFSKGASEILLKKCCKVLSANGEVKVFKHIDRDDMVKKVIEPMASEGLRTICLAYRDFPVSDGEPDWDNEADILTGLTCICVVGIEDPVRPEVPDAIKKCQRAGITVRMVTGDNINTARAIATKCGILHIGDDFLCLEGKEFNRRIRNELGEIEQERLDKIWPKLRVLARSSPTDKHTLVKGIIDSTIIEQRQVVAVTGDGTNDGPALKKADVGFAMGIAGTDVAKEASDIILTDDNFSSIVKAVMWGRNVYDSISKFLQFQLTVNVVAVIVAFTGACITQDSPLKAVQMLWVNLIMDTFASLALATEPPTEALLLRKPYGRNKPLISRTMMKNILGHAVYQLTIIFTLLFAGEQIFDIDSGRNAPLHAPPSEHYTIVFNTFVMMQIFNEINARKIHGERNVFEGIFNNMIFCTIVFSTFVIQIIIVQFGGKPFSCVGLSVEQWLWCVFLGFGSLLWGQLISTIPTSRLKFLVTAGHGTQKEEIPEEELEEMEDLDEIDHAEMELRRGQVLWCRGLNRIQTQIRVINAFRDTMSPYEGLETPESRSSIHNFMSHPEFRIEDSQPAIPLIDDTDPEEDAPTKRNTTPSPLPPILSPNQNNNASDNRGYNQHKDIAKTILPPTPGSPLHSLETSL, encoded by the exons ATGGCCAAAAACTCATTCCGTGGGTCGAAGTACAAGGCAGAGGCCAATCATGATGGAGATTTTGGCTGCACACTCAAAGAACTTCGATCGCTCATGGAACTCAGAGGGACGGATGGATTACAAAGGATCCAGGAGTGCTATGGAGATGTTCAGGGACTCTGTTCCAGGTTAAAATCATCACCAGTAGATG GGTTGAGTGGTCATTCCGATGACATTGCAAGAAGAAAAGAAGAATTTGGAAAGAATTTTATACCTCCTAAAAAGCCAAAAACATTCCTTCAGCTAGTGTGGGAAGCATTGCAGGATGTGACTCTAATTATTTTGGAAGTTGCAGCCATAATATCCTTAGGCCTTTCCTTCTATAAACCTCCTGATGCCGAGAGAGAAC ACTGTGGTAGGGCGGCTGGAGGAGTTGAGGACGAGGGTGAGGCAGAGGCGGGCTGGATTGAGGGTGCTGCCATCCTCCTGTCTGTCATTTGCGTGGTACTTGTCACAGCCTTTAATGACTGGAGCAAAGAAAAGCAATTCCGTGGACTTCAGAGCCGCATTGAACAAGAGCAGAAGTTCACTGTCCTCCGAGCCGGTCAAGTCATTCAGATTCCTGTGGCTGAGATTGTGGTTGGAGACATTGCACAAGTAAAATATG GTGACCTCCTTCCTGCTGATGGTGTACTAATCCAAAGCAATGATCTAAAAATTGACGAGAGCTCCCTCACTGGAGAGTCAGATCATGTCAAAAAAACTGTGGACAAAGACCCCATACTTCTTTCAG GCACGCATGTGATGGAGGGCTCCGGAAAAATGCTGGTCACAGCAGTGGGGGTGAACTCTCAGACAGGAATCATTTTCACTCTCCTCGGAGGcggagatgatgatgatgatgatgacgacgaGGAGAGAAAAGAAGAGAGGGAGAGGAAAAAGAGGGAGAAGGAGGAGAAAAAGCGAGagaaagaagagaaaaaaaaagaaaaagagaggaagaagaaggagaagaaagaaaaaaagaaaa cagtcaaaaAGCCAGATGCAACAGATAAAAAGAAAG AGAAGGATGGAGGCAAAGTGGAGATGGAGCCTCTCAACAGTGATGACGAAACAGAAGAAGAGCCCAAAAAAAACAAGATTCCAAAGAAAGAGAAATCTGTGCTTCAAGGGAAGCTCACCAAACTAGCTGTACAAATTGGAAAAGCAG GGCTCTTCATGTCAGCCCTCACAGTCCTCATTCTTATCGTGCTCTTTTTGATGGACACTTTCTGGATCCAGGGGCTTCCCTGGATTAAAGACTGCACTCCTATCTACATCCAGTTCTTTGTCAAGTTCTTCATCATCGGCGTCACTGTGCTGGTTGTTGCCGTGCCTGAGGGTTTACCGCTTGCTGTCACAATCTCGTTGGCCTATTCTGTAAAA AAAATGATGAAGGACAACAACCTGGTGAGACATCTGGACGCTTGCGAGACGATGGGAAATGCCACTGCGATTTGTTCTGATAAAACAGGCACCCTAACCATGAACAGGATGACAGTGGTCCAGGTGTATATTGGAGAGAGACACTACAAGAAGGTCCCGGAACCTGATCTAATTCCTGGCACCATCATGAATCTTCTCATCACAGGCATCAGTGTTAACTGTGCATATACTTCAAAAATAATG CCTGCTGAGAAAGAAGGCGGTCTGCCCCGTCAAGTTGGGAACAAAACTGAATGTGCCTTGCTAGGGTTTACCTCTGACTTACGAAAAGATTACCAAGCCATGCGCATCGAATATCCTGAGGAAAAACTGTACAAAGTATACACCTTCAACTCGGTCAGGAAATCCATGAGCACAGTCCTCAAAAATTCAGATGGAAGTTACCGTATGTTCAGCAAGGGAGCATCAGAAATCCTCCTTAAGAA GTGCTGTAAAGTCCTGTCAGCCAATGGCGAAGTCAAAGTCTTCAAGCACATTGATCGGGATGACATGGTGAAAAAGGTGATTGAGCCCATGGCCTCTGAGGGTTTAAGGACCATCTGCCTCGCCTACAGGGACTTCCCTGTTTCGGACGGGGAGCCTGATTGGGATAATGAGGCAGATATCCTGACTGGACTTACTTGCATTTGTGTGGTGGGCATTGAGGATCCTGTTCGGCCCGAG GTCCCCGATGCTATTAAGAAGTGCCAGCGAGCAGGCATCACTGTGCGCATGGTCACAGGAGATAACATTAACACCGCTCGAGCTATTGCAACCAAGTGCGGCATTCTCCATATAGGCGATGACTTCCTGTGCCTTGAAGGCAAAGAGTTCAACAGACGGATACGCAATGAACTTGGAGAG ATCGAGCAAGAGCGCCTGGACAAGATCTGGCCCAAACTGCGTGTACTTGCGAGATCTTCTCCAACTGATAAGCATACATTGGTCAAAG GTATAATTGATAGCACCATCATAGAACAGAGACAAGTAGTTGCTGTCACTGGAGATGGAACCAATGACGGCCCTGCGCTAAAAAAAGCTGATGTTGGATTTGCAATG GGAATTGCTGGTACAGATGTAGCCAAAGAGGCATCAGACATTATCCTGACAGATGACAACTTCAGCAGCATTGTGAAGGCAGTGATGTGGGGGAGGAACGTCTATGACAGTATCTCAAAGTTCCTCCAGTTTCAGCTGACGGTCAACGTGGTGGCAGTCATTGTGGCATTTACTGGAGCCTGTATCACACAG GATTCCCCTCTCAAAGCTGTACAGATGCTGTGGGTGAATTTAATTATGGACACATTTGCATCACTAGCACTGGCGACAGAGCCTCCCACTGAGGCTTTATTGCTACGCAAACCATATGGCCGTAACAAGCCCCTTATTTCCCGCACCATGATGAAGAACATCCTCGGACATGCTGTATATCAGCTAACCATCATCTTCACGCTGCTGTTTGCCG GTGAGCAGATTTTTGACATTGACAGCGGCAGAAACGCTCCTCTTCATGCCCCTCCTTCAGAGCACTACACCATTGTCTTTAACACATTTGTGATGATGCAGATTTTTAATGAGATTAACGCTCGAAAGATCCACGGCGAGAGAAACGTTTTTGAGGGCATCTTCAATAACATGATCTTCTGCACTATCGTATTCAGTACCTTTGTTATCCAG atcaTAATCGTGCAGTTTGGAGGGAAGCCTTTCAGCTGTGTAGGCCTCTCTGTTGAGCAATGGCTGTGGTGTGTCTTCCTTGGCTTTGGCTCTCTTCTCTGGGGCCAG TTGATATCCACCATTCCCACAAGTCGCCTGAAGTTCCTGGTGACAGCGGGTCATGGCACTCAGAAGGAGGAGATCCCTgaggaggagctggaggagaTGGAAGACCTGGATGAAATTGACCATGCTGAAATGGAGCTGAGAAGGGGGCAGGTTCTGTGGTGCAGGGGTCTCAACAGAATTCAGACACAG ATCCGTGTGATTAATGCTTTCCGGGATACCATGTCCCCTTACGAAGGCCTGGAGACACCAGAGTCTCGCAGCTCCATTCACAACTTCATGAGCCACCCAGAGTTTCGCATTGAGGACTCACAGCCAGCCATCCCTCTCATCGACGACACAGACCCCGAGGAGGACGCACCTACTAAACGAAACACAACTCCTTCCCCACTGCCTCCAATTTTATCCCCGAATCAGAACAACAATGCAAGCGACAACAGGGGCTACAATCAGCACAAAGATATAGCCAAAACTATTCTTCCTCCAACACCTGGAAGCCCACTGCACAGTCTGGAAACCTCTTTATAA
- the atp2b1b gene encoding plasma membrane calcium-transporting ATPase 4 isoform X2 — translation MAKNSFRGSKYKAEANHDGDFGCTLKELRSLMELRGTDGLQRIQECYGDVQGLCSRLKSSPVDGLSGHSDDIARRKEEFGKNFIPPKKPKTFLQLVWEALQDVTLIILEVAAIISLGLSFYKPPDAEREHCGRAAGGVEDEGEAEAGWIEGAAILLSVICVVLVTAFNDWSKEKQFRGLQSRIEQEQKFTVLRAGQVIQIPVAEIVVGDIAQVKYGDLLPADGVLIQSNDLKIDESSLTGESDHVKKTVDKDPILLSGTHVMEGSGKMLVTAVGVNSQTGIIFTLLGGGDDDDDDDDEERKEERERKKREKEEKKREKEEKKKEKERKKKEKKEKKKKKDGGKVEMEPLNSDDETEEEPKKNKIPKKEKSVLQGKLTKLAVQIGKAGLFMSALTVLILIVLFLMDTFWIQGLPWIKDCTPIYIQFFVKFFIIGVTVLVVAVPEGLPLAVTISLAYSVKKMMKDNNLVRHLDACETMGNATAICSDKTGTLTMNRMTVVQVYIGERHYKKVPEPDLIPGTIMNLLITGISVNCAYTSKIMPAEKEGGLPRQVGNKTECALLGFTSDLRKDYQAMRIEYPEEKLYKVYTFNSVRKSMSTVLKNSDGSYRMFSKGASEILLKKCCKVLSANGEVKVFKHIDRDDMVKKVIEPMASEGLRTICLAYRDFPVSDGEPDWDNEADILTGLTCICVVGIEDPVRPEVPDAIKKCQRAGITVRMVTGDNINTARAIATKCGILHIGDDFLCLEGKEFNRRIRNELGEIEQERLDKIWPKLRVLARSSPTDKHTLVKGIIDSTIIEQRQVVAVTGDGTNDGPALKKADVGFAMGIAGTDVAKEASDIILTDDNFSSIVKAVMWGRNVYDSISKFLQFQLTVNVVAVIVAFTGACITQDSPLKAVQMLWVNLIMDTFASLALATEPPTEALLLRKPYGRNKPLISRTMMKNILGHAVYQLTIIFTLLFAGEQIFDIDSGRNAPLHAPPSEHYTIVFNTFVMMQIFNEINARKIHGERNVFEGIFNNMIFCTIVFSTFVIQIIIVQFGGKPFSCVGLSVEQWLWCVFLGFGSLLWGQLISTIPTSRLKFLVTAGHGTQKEEIPEEELEEMEDLDEIDHAEMELRRGQVLWCRGLNRIQTQIRVINAFRDTMSPYEGLETPESRSSIHNFMSHPEFRIEDSQPAIPLIDDTDPEEDAPTKRNTTPSPLPPILSPNQNNNASDNRGYNQHKDIAKTILPPTPGSPLHSLETSL, via the exons ATGGCCAAAAACTCATTCCGTGGGTCGAAGTACAAGGCAGAGGCCAATCATGATGGAGATTTTGGCTGCACACTCAAAGAACTTCGATCGCTCATGGAACTCAGAGGGACGGATGGATTACAAAGGATCCAGGAGTGCTATGGAGATGTTCAGGGACTCTGTTCCAGGTTAAAATCATCACCAGTAGATG GGTTGAGTGGTCATTCCGATGACATTGCAAGAAGAAAAGAAGAATTTGGAAAGAATTTTATACCTCCTAAAAAGCCAAAAACATTCCTTCAGCTAGTGTGGGAAGCATTGCAGGATGTGACTCTAATTATTTTGGAAGTTGCAGCCATAATATCCTTAGGCCTTTCCTTCTATAAACCTCCTGATGCCGAGAGAGAAC ACTGTGGTAGGGCGGCTGGAGGAGTTGAGGACGAGGGTGAGGCAGAGGCGGGCTGGATTGAGGGTGCTGCCATCCTCCTGTCTGTCATTTGCGTGGTACTTGTCACAGCCTTTAATGACTGGAGCAAAGAAAAGCAATTCCGTGGACTTCAGAGCCGCATTGAACAAGAGCAGAAGTTCACTGTCCTCCGAGCCGGTCAAGTCATTCAGATTCCTGTGGCTGAGATTGTGGTTGGAGACATTGCACAAGTAAAATATG GTGACCTCCTTCCTGCTGATGGTGTACTAATCCAAAGCAATGATCTAAAAATTGACGAGAGCTCCCTCACTGGAGAGTCAGATCATGTCAAAAAAACTGTGGACAAAGACCCCATACTTCTTTCAG GCACGCATGTGATGGAGGGCTCCGGAAAAATGCTGGTCACAGCAGTGGGGGTGAACTCTCAGACAGGAATCATTTTCACTCTCCTCGGAGGcggagatgatgatgatgatgatgacgacgaGGAGAGAAAAGAAGAGAGGGAGAGGAAAAAGAGGGAGAAGGAGGAGAAAAAGCGAGagaaagaagagaaaaaaaaagaaaaagagaggaagaagaaggagaagaaagaaaaaaagaaaa AGAAGGATGGAGGCAAAGTGGAGATGGAGCCTCTCAACAGTGATGACGAAACAGAAGAAGAGCCCAAAAAAAACAAGATTCCAAAGAAAGAGAAATCTGTGCTTCAAGGGAAGCTCACCAAACTAGCTGTACAAATTGGAAAAGCAG GGCTCTTCATGTCAGCCCTCACAGTCCTCATTCTTATCGTGCTCTTTTTGATGGACACTTTCTGGATCCAGGGGCTTCCCTGGATTAAAGACTGCACTCCTATCTACATCCAGTTCTTTGTCAAGTTCTTCATCATCGGCGTCACTGTGCTGGTTGTTGCCGTGCCTGAGGGTTTACCGCTTGCTGTCACAATCTCGTTGGCCTATTCTGTAAAA AAAATGATGAAGGACAACAACCTGGTGAGACATCTGGACGCTTGCGAGACGATGGGAAATGCCACTGCGATTTGTTCTGATAAAACAGGCACCCTAACCATGAACAGGATGACAGTGGTCCAGGTGTATATTGGAGAGAGACACTACAAGAAGGTCCCGGAACCTGATCTAATTCCTGGCACCATCATGAATCTTCTCATCACAGGCATCAGTGTTAACTGTGCATATACTTCAAAAATAATG CCTGCTGAGAAAGAAGGCGGTCTGCCCCGTCAAGTTGGGAACAAAACTGAATGTGCCTTGCTAGGGTTTACCTCTGACTTACGAAAAGATTACCAAGCCATGCGCATCGAATATCCTGAGGAAAAACTGTACAAAGTATACACCTTCAACTCGGTCAGGAAATCCATGAGCACAGTCCTCAAAAATTCAGATGGAAGTTACCGTATGTTCAGCAAGGGAGCATCAGAAATCCTCCTTAAGAA GTGCTGTAAAGTCCTGTCAGCCAATGGCGAAGTCAAAGTCTTCAAGCACATTGATCGGGATGACATGGTGAAAAAGGTGATTGAGCCCATGGCCTCTGAGGGTTTAAGGACCATCTGCCTCGCCTACAGGGACTTCCCTGTTTCGGACGGGGAGCCTGATTGGGATAATGAGGCAGATATCCTGACTGGACTTACTTGCATTTGTGTGGTGGGCATTGAGGATCCTGTTCGGCCCGAG GTCCCCGATGCTATTAAGAAGTGCCAGCGAGCAGGCATCACTGTGCGCATGGTCACAGGAGATAACATTAACACCGCTCGAGCTATTGCAACCAAGTGCGGCATTCTCCATATAGGCGATGACTTCCTGTGCCTTGAAGGCAAAGAGTTCAACAGACGGATACGCAATGAACTTGGAGAG ATCGAGCAAGAGCGCCTGGACAAGATCTGGCCCAAACTGCGTGTACTTGCGAGATCTTCTCCAACTGATAAGCATACATTGGTCAAAG GTATAATTGATAGCACCATCATAGAACAGAGACAAGTAGTTGCTGTCACTGGAGATGGAACCAATGACGGCCCTGCGCTAAAAAAAGCTGATGTTGGATTTGCAATG GGAATTGCTGGTACAGATGTAGCCAAAGAGGCATCAGACATTATCCTGACAGATGACAACTTCAGCAGCATTGTGAAGGCAGTGATGTGGGGGAGGAACGTCTATGACAGTATCTCAAAGTTCCTCCAGTTTCAGCTGACGGTCAACGTGGTGGCAGTCATTGTGGCATTTACTGGAGCCTGTATCACACAG GATTCCCCTCTCAAAGCTGTACAGATGCTGTGGGTGAATTTAATTATGGACACATTTGCATCACTAGCACTGGCGACAGAGCCTCCCACTGAGGCTTTATTGCTACGCAAACCATATGGCCGTAACAAGCCCCTTATTTCCCGCACCATGATGAAGAACATCCTCGGACATGCTGTATATCAGCTAACCATCATCTTCACGCTGCTGTTTGCCG GTGAGCAGATTTTTGACATTGACAGCGGCAGAAACGCTCCTCTTCATGCCCCTCCTTCAGAGCACTACACCATTGTCTTTAACACATTTGTGATGATGCAGATTTTTAATGAGATTAACGCTCGAAAGATCCACGGCGAGAGAAACGTTTTTGAGGGCATCTTCAATAACATGATCTTCTGCACTATCGTATTCAGTACCTTTGTTATCCAG atcaTAATCGTGCAGTTTGGAGGGAAGCCTTTCAGCTGTGTAGGCCTCTCTGTTGAGCAATGGCTGTGGTGTGTCTTCCTTGGCTTTGGCTCTCTTCTCTGGGGCCAG TTGATATCCACCATTCCCACAAGTCGCCTGAAGTTCCTGGTGACAGCGGGTCATGGCACTCAGAAGGAGGAGATCCCTgaggaggagctggaggagaTGGAAGACCTGGATGAAATTGACCATGCTGAAATGGAGCTGAGAAGGGGGCAGGTTCTGTGGTGCAGGGGTCTCAACAGAATTCAGACACAG ATCCGTGTGATTAATGCTTTCCGGGATACCATGTCCCCTTACGAAGGCCTGGAGACACCAGAGTCTCGCAGCTCCATTCACAACTTCATGAGCCACCCAGAGTTTCGCATTGAGGACTCACAGCCAGCCATCCCTCTCATCGACGACACAGACCCCGAGGAGGACGCACCTACTAAACGAAACACAACTCCTTCCCCACTGCCTCCAATTTTATCCCCGAATCAGAACAACAATGCAAGCGACAACAGGGGCTACAATCAGCACAAAGATATAGCCAAAACTATTCTTCCTCCAACACCTGGAAGCCCACTGCACAGTCTGGAAACCTCTTTATAA